The DNA sequence GGAGCCGTGGCACTGCATGCAGTTGACTTTGAATGCGGCGCCGCCGGCGGCGATGGCGAATTCGCGCAAGGCATCATCCGATTCGATTTCCGAGACACTTTTCGACTTCACCGCCGCGAGGTATTTGCTCTTCGCTGCTTCCGCAGCCGCCAGTTCGTTCTTGACGTCATTGCGGCTCGAATAGCCGAGAACACCCGTCGTCGCCGAATGCAGCAGTGGCCATGCCGGATAGGCGATTGTGTAACCGATCGCCCACACGATGGTGACGTAGAAGATGGTGATCCACCAACGCGGAAGCGGGTTGTTCAGCTCGCGGATGCCATCCCATTCGTGGCTGGTGGTCGAGACCCCAGAGACTTCATCGATGTGCTCCTCGCTCATGATCACTCGTCCTGAAGCGGAATTCGGGCAGCTTCGTCCGCCAACTTACGGCTGCCGGGACGCAGGACGAAGACACTTGCCCCCGCAAAGAAAAGCGCCATGGCAACCAGACCCCAGCTGTCGGCAAACTCCCGCATAAGATTGTAATTCATGGAAAACTCCTCAGCGGTAACCGGCGCCTTCGTCGTAGTTCTTAAAATCGACCAGCGTGCCGAGCATCTGCAGATACGCAACGAGCGCATCCATTTCGGTGACCTGTTGCGGGTTGCCGTCGAAGTCGCCGGTCTTGGCCTTGGGATAACGGGCCTCAAGACCTGATGTGTCGGCGTTGGGATCAGCCTGCGCCATCAGATCGGCGTTGGCGTTGGCGACCATGTCATCGCTGTAGGGGACACCGACGCGCCTGTTGGCAACCAGATGCGTCGAGAAGTCCTTCACCTCGATCGGCGTGTCTTTCAGGAACGCGTAGCTCGGCATGATCGATTCCGGGACAACGGAACGCGGATCGGAGAGATGCGCGACATGCCAGGCGTTCGAGTAGCGGTCACCGACCCGGGCCAGATCCGGCCCCGTCCGCTTCGATCCCCATTGGAAGGGGTGATCGTACATCGACTCGGCGGCCAGGCTGTAGTGGCCGTAGCGCTCGACCTCGTCGCGGAACGGCCTGATCATCTGGCTGTGGCAGAGGTAGCAGCCCTCGCGCACATAGATGTTGCGCCCGACGAGCTCGAGCGGCGAGTACGGACGCATGCCTTCCACCTTCTCGATCGTGTTGTCGAGATAGAAGAGCGGCGCGATTTCGACGATACCGCCGACAGTCACGACAAGAAGGGAGCCTACGAGAAGAAGCGTGGCGTTCTTCTCGATAATGGCATGTTTGTCGATCAAGCCCATTGGTTTGGCTCCCTGGCAGGCTGAAGGACAGGCGGGGCACCCGACATCGGCCTCTCCTCGCGTTGATGGCCGAGGATTGTCATCGCGATGTTCCAGGCCATGATCAGGGCGCCCGAGAGATACATGGCGCCGCCTATGGCGCGCATGACGTAGTAGGGGCGCATGGCAGCGACGGTCTCGGCGAAGGAGTAGACCAGGAAGCCCTGCCCGTCGTATTCGCGCCACATCAGGCCCTGCGTGATGCCGGACACCCACATGGCGGCGGCGTAGACGACGATGCCGAGCGTCGCCAGCCAGAAGTGCCAGGTAACCAGCCGCAGCGAATAGAGCCGGTTACGGTTCCAGAGCTTCGGTACCATGTAGTAGATCGCGCCGAACGAGATCATGCCGACCCAGCCGAGTGCACCGGAGTGCACGTGACCAATTGTCCAGTCGGTATAATGGGACAGCGAGTTGACCGCCTTGATAGCCATCACCGGGCCTTCGAAGGTCGACATGCCATAGAAGGCGACGGCCATCACCATCATGCGGATGATCGGGTCGGTGCGCAACTTGTCCCAGGCTCCGGACAGCGTCATCAAGCCGTTGATCATGCCGCCCCAGGACGGCATCCACAGCATGATCGAGAACACCATGCCGAGCGTCTGTGCCCAGTCGGGCAGAGCGGTGAAATGCAGGTGGTGCGGCCCGGCCCAGATGTACAGGAAGATCAGTGCCCAGAAATGGATGATCGAGAGCCGGTAGGAATAGACTGGCCGGTTCGCCTGCTTGGGCACGAAATAATACATCATGCCGAGGAAGCCGGCGGTGAGGAAGAAGCCGACGGCGTTGTGGCCGTACCACCACTGCGTCAGCGCGTCCTGGACGCCGGAAAAGGCGGAGTAACTCTTGGAACCGAGCAAAGAGACCGGCATCGAAAGGTTGTTGACCACATGCAGCATCGCGATGGTCACGATGAAGGAGAGGTAAAACCAGTTGGCGACATAGATGTGCGGCTCCTTGCGCTTCAGGATCGTGCCAAGGAACAGGATGAGGTAGGCGACCCAGACGATGGTCAGCCAGATGTCCACGTACCATTCGGGTTCGGCGTATTCGCGGCTTTCGGTGATGCCGAGCAGGTAGCCAGTCGCCGCCATGACGATGAAAAGCTGGTAGCCCCAGAAGACGAACCAGGCGAGATCGCCGCCGAACAGGCGAGCGCGGCAAGTGCGTTGCACGACGTACAATGACGTGCACAGCAGCGCGTTGCCGCCGAAGGCGAAGACGACCCCGGACGTGTGCAGCGGCCGCAAGCGGCCGAAATTGAACCAAGGCTGAACGTTGAGATCGGGGTAGGCCAGCTGCAGCGCGATAACGACGCCGACCAGCATGCCGACGACGCCCCAGAACATGGTGGCGATGGCGCCGTAGCGGATCGGACCGTCCATATAGGCGGACGGGCCGATCGGAGCGGCCGGCTTGAACTCCGAGTTGCGCAACAAGATCCCGATAAAGGCAATAAGGGCAAAAGACAGCACCCCCATATGCTGGCGGAAAGGTCCATCAATGCCGAAGCCAGCAGCCACCAGGGCTGCAAAGGCAAAAAAGCCCACCACGACGATCGCTGTGCCGAATTTCATCGCAAATCCTGATCCCGAATCGGGCGGACGCCAATCCGCTCGGCATCAATTGCGCAGCTGCCCTCTGCCCGCCCTGATCCATGTCAGGTGCCAGGTTTGTGCGGTAGAATCGAGTTCGCGAAGAGCGGACGTTGGGGCGGGCGGATGTGTCGAAGCGCGGCCTCCGCGACGTTGGAAGTAGCGCTGCTAAGGTCGCCTGGAATGGCTCGGGAAAGACGCAGTGACATCGCCGCCAGCCTTGCGGGCACGAGGACCTCAAGGATCAATGCTTCACCGGCGATCTTTCCGGAACTCTTGCCGGCTGCCTCGCTATCCGACAAGGGTCGCGGATGCTCTTGGGTCTACGCTACCGCGACGCTCGAGGCTACAGCAATACATTGTGTTCGAACGCAGCATGTCCTGCCGCGGATCGGAGTTGGCGGCGCAGCGCCCGCCGCCTGGGCTTATCCAAACTGCCGCGGCCTTCGGCCGCCGCAACGCTGCTCCAGCCGGCCGACGCTCTCCACCCTCACATGGCGCTTGTTCTCGATCCGGATCACGCCTTCAGCTCGCAGTCGAGTCAGCTGGCGGCTCACCGTCTCATTCGTCAGGCCAAGGAAATCAGAGATGTCGGCACGAGTCAGTGGCAGATCGAAGGACGCCGATATGGCGGCCGAATCAACACTGGTATCGATGTTCAGGGCGAGCATGACGAGAAAACTCGCCACCTTTTCCGATGCGGTCTTGCGCCCGAGCGTCACCATCCATTCGCGTGCTGCGTCAAGTTCGTCCAGCGCCTGCTTGAGCAGGCGATGCTCGAGTTCCGGTGATTCCTTCACCATCCGTTCGAGGGCTGCCTTGGGGAACGAACACAGCGTGACAACGGTTGCCGCTTCCGCACTGATCTCGCTTTCGACCTTGAAGGGTCGCCCCAGAAAATCCGGTGCAAACTGGAGCCCTACGATCTGCTGGCGCCCGTCCGAAAGGCTCTTCGTCAGCTTGACCACGCCTGAAAGCACATTCGAATAGCTGTTGACGGCCTCGCAGTCTCCGACCAGTTCGACTCCTGGCTCGATCTTGTGCCGCGATGAACTCCTGGCAAGCGCAGCCAAACGGTCTGGATCGAGCGCGCCGCAAATACCGCGACGCCTTCCCTCGCAAGAGCGGCAAAGAACGGGAATGCCGGAACTGTGAATGTCCTGCCGTAATGTCATGCGTTCGCTGTACCCTCTTCCAAGCACCGACAGGGTAGCAATCCAGGGTAGAAAAATCCTTGCGGCAGTTTGTCCGAGCTGCACTTGATCGAAATCAGGGCATTGGCCGGCCAACCAGTCAAGAGTTCCAGCGGTGCAAACATGGTGACTACGAGATGCAGTCGAAAGTAGCTGCTCGGATTGTCGAAAACGTCCCTCGCTATACCAGCTATCCGACCGCACCGCATTTCCACGTGGGCGTC is a window from the Mesorhizobium australicum WSM2073 genome containing:
- a CDS encoding CcoQ/FixQ family Cbb3-type cytochrome c oxidase assembly chaperone, translating into MNYNLMREFADSWGLVAMALFFAGASVFVLRPGSRKLADEAARIPLQDE
- the ccoO gene encoding cytochrome-c oxidase, cbb3-type subunit II; amino-acid sequence: MGLIDKHAIIEKNATLLLVGSLLVVTVGGIVEIAPLFYLDNTIEKVEGMRPYSPLELVGRNIYVREGCYLCHSQMIRPFRDEVERYGHYSLAAESMYDHPFQWGSKRTGPDLARVGDRYSNAWHVAHLSDPRSVVPESIMPSYAFLKDTPIEVKDFSTHLVANRRVGVPYSDDMVANANADLMAQADPNADTSGLEARYPKAKTGDFDGNPQQVTEMDALVAYLQMLGTLVDFKNYDEGAGYR
- the ccoN gene encoding cytochrome-c oxidase, cbb3-type subunit I, coding for MKFGTAIVVVGFFAFAALVAAGFGIDGPFRQHMGVLSFALIAFIGILLRNSEFKPAAPIGPSAYMDGPIRYGAIATMFWGVVGMLVGVVIALQLAYPDLNVQPWFNFGRLRPLHTSGVVFAFGGNALLCTSLYVVQRTCRARLFGGDLAWFVFWGYQLFIVMAATGYLLGITESREYAEPEWYVDIWLTIVWVAYLILFLGTILKRKEPHIYVANWFYLSFIVTIAMLHVVNNLSMPVSLLGSKSYSAFSGVQDALTQWWYGHNAVGFFLTAGFLGMMYYFVPKQANRPVYSYRLSIIHFWALIFLYIWAGPHHLHFTALPDWAQTLGMVFSIMLWMPSWGGMINGLMTLSGAWDKLRTDPIIRMMVMAVAFYGMSTFEGPVMAIKAVNSLSHYTDWTIGHVHSGALGWVGMISFGAIYYMVPKLWNRNRLYSLRLVTWHFWLATLGIVVYAAAMWVSGITQGLMWREYDGQGFLVYSFAETVAAMRPYYVMRAIGGAMYLSGALIMAWNIAMTILGHQREERPMSGAPPVLQPAREPNQWA
- a CDS encoding Crp/Fnr family transcriptional regulator gives rise to the protein MTLRQDIHSSGIPVLCRSCEGRRRGICGALDPDRLAALARSSSRHKIEPGVELVGDCEAVNSYSNVLSGVVKLTKSLSDGRQQIVGLQFAPDFLGRPFKVESEISAEAATVVTLCSFPKAALERMVKESPELEHRLLKQALDELDAAREWMVTLGRKTASEKVASFLVMLALNIDTSVDSAAISASFDLPLTRADISDFLGLTNETVSRQLTRLRAEGVIRIENKRHVRVESVGRLEQRCGGRRPRQFG